In Rubrivirga marina, the following are encoded in one genomic region:
- a CDS encoding redoxin domain-containing protein, with amino-acid sequence MTRRPLLLLAVLSLAACGTEPAHDATRAAVAPAWEPAPHVTLPTADGPVDLASLTGRPVVLQFAEAGDAEAWAALADALLDLEAAGAAVVAVTVDGAEDEAAEAFGYAGVPLAVVVDGEGAVRARATPHSGDDLFALASPVLAEADLAQTVSWQGAETLGALAAAGGVVVDVSEPGDPDVAPPHALRVAADTLAALDLPADLGTPIAFVGPEAAEAAGRATRWGYVTVYLADADGALTAVAPTPLPAVDRPIRSGGVRG; translated from the coding sequence GTGACGCGCCGCCCGCTCCTCCTCCTCGCCGTCCTCTCTCTTGCCGCGTGTGGGACTGAGCCGGCGCACGACGCCACCCGCGCGGCCGTCGCCCCCGCCTGGGAGCCCGCGCCGCACGTCACGCTCCCCACGGCCGACGGGCCCGTCGACCTCGCCTCCCTCACGGGCCGCCCGGTCGTCCTCCAGTTCGCCGAGGCGGGCGATGCCGAGGCCTGGGCCGCCCTCGCCGACGCGCTTTTGGACCTCGAGGCGGCCGGCGCCGCGGTCGTCGCCGTGACGGTCGACGGGGCCGAGGACGAGGCCGCCGAGGCCTTCGGCTACGCCGGCGTCCCGCTGGCCGTCGTCGTCGACGGCGAGGGGGCCGTCCGCGCCCGCGCGACGCCGCACTCGGGCGACGACCTGTTCGCGCTCGCGAGCCCGGTCCTCGCCGAGGCCGACCTCGCCCAGACCGTCTCGTGGCAGGGTGCCGAGACGCTCGGCGCGCTGGCCGCGGCCGGCGGCGTCGTGGTCGACGTGAGCGAGCCGGGCGACCCCGACGTGGCGCCGCCGCACGCGCTCCGCGTCGCCGCCGACACGCTCGCCGCGCTCGACCTCCCCGCCGACCTCGGCACGCCCATCGCCTTCGTCGGGCCCGAGGCCGCCGAGGCCGCGGGGCGAGCCACGCGGTGGGGCTACGTCACGGTCTACCTCGCCGACGCGGACGGCGCGCTCACGGCCGTCGCCCCCACGCCTCTCCCGGCCGTCGACCGACCGATCCGCTCTGGCGGCGTCCGCGGGTAG
- the ytxJ gene encoding bacillithiol system redox-active protein YtxJ produces the protein MAQVQELVTTADADAMLEASHEKPVYLLKHSIACPISARGQMEFVGLEGDDDPPLYAVVVQYARDVSGYLAEQLGVKHETPQAILIKDGEAVDVKSHGAIRLAALREAAAN, from the coding sequence ATGGCCCAGGTCCAAGAGCTCGTCACCACCGCCGACGCCGACGCGATGCTCGAGGCGTCGCACGAGAAGCCGGTGTACCTCCTCAAACACTCCATCGCGTGCCCGATCTCGGCGCGCGGTCAGATGGAGTTCGTCGGCCTCGAAGGCGACGACGACCCGCCGCTCTACGCGGTCGTGGTCCAGTACGCCCGCGACGTCTCGGGCTACCTCGCCGAGCAGCTCGGCGTGAAGCACGAGACGCCCCAGGCGATCCTCATCAAAGACGGCGAGGCCGTCGACGTCAAGAGCCACGGGGCGATCCGCCTCGCGGCCCTCCGCGAAGCCGCTGCCAACTAG
- a CDS encoding M3 family oligoendopeptidase: MPVAPPELTGAEDVRWDLSDLYPSDDALRADLDAAEAEARDLAARYRGRLAELDASQLATALAELADVHDRSGKAYTYAYLAWSTHTEAHEAGARLQRVREAYTRIGQDLLFVDVEWARMDPDRARQLTEAPELAPYRHYLELKTEARDHVLSEPEERILSEKAVTGWSAWNRFFDETLGAARFDVRGESLPLQQATAKLHDADRALRRDVHESVTSGLVRLNRPLTYVFNTVLADTASSDRLRGYESWIASRNEANEIDGASVDALVEAVTGRYDLVARFYRLKRRLLGLDEMFDYDRYAPTGEATTFVTWDRAREMVTEAYTDFDAEMGRIVGRFFEDRWVDAPPEAGKRGGAFSHGAVPSAHPYILMNYTGQLRDVQTLAHELGHGVHQFLARDQGVYHADTPLTTAETASVFGEMLTFQRTLAALDSDADRLALLVEKIDDTMATVFRQVTMNRFEAAIHHHRRERGELSPDAFADHWMRTQTAMYGDSVTLTEGYRWWWSYIPHFVHTPGYVYAYAFGELLVLALYQKYQSEGAGFAPKYRQLLASGGSDWPHVLVGRLGIDLEDPGFWDRGLDAIETLVAEAEALADRVARDAA, from the coding sequence ATGCCCGTCGCCCCCCCCGAGCTCACCGGGGCCGAAGACGTCCGCTGGGACCTCTCCGACCTGTACCCCTCCGACGACGCCCTCCGGGCCGACCTCGACGCCGCTGAGGCCGAGGCGCGCGACCTCGCCGCGCGCTACCGCGGCCGCCTCGCGGAGCTCGACGCGAGCCAGCTCGCGACGGCGCTCGCCGAGCTGGCCGACGTCCACGACCGGTCGGGGAAGGCCTACACGTACGCCTACCTCGCCTGGAGCACCCACACCGAGGCGCACGAGGCCGGCGCGCGGCTCCAGCGCGTCCGCGAGGCCTACACCCGGATCGGGCAGGACCTCCTGTTCGTCGACGTCGAGTGGGCGCGGATGGACCCCGACCGGGCCCGCCAGCTCACCGAGGCGCCCGAGCTCGCGCCCTACCGGCACTACCTCGAGCTGAAGACGGAGGCCCGCGACCACGTCCTCTCCGAGCCCGAGGAGCGGATCCTCTCGGAGAAGGCCGTGACGGGGTGGAGCGCCTGGAACCGGTTCTTCGACGAGACGCTCGGCGCCGCCCGGTTCGACGTCCGCGGCGAGAGCCTCCCGCTCCAGCAGGCGACGGCGAAGCTCCACGACGCCGACCGCGCGCTCCGCCGCGACGTGCACGAGTCCGTTACCTCCGGCCTCGTGAGGCTGAACCGACCCCTCACCTACGTCTTCAACACGGTCCTCGCCGATACGGCCTCGTCGGACCGGCTCCGCGGCTACGAGTCGTGGATCGCGTCGCGGAACGAGGCCAACGAGATCGACGGGGCCTCGGTCGACGCGCTCGTCGAGGCCGTCACGGGCCGCTACGACCTCGTCGCGCGGTTCTACCGGCTCAAGCGACGGCTCCTCGGCCTCGACGAGATGTTCGACTACGACCGCTACGCGCCGACGGGAGAGGCGACGACGTTCGTGACGTGGGACCGGGCCCGCGAGATGGTGACCGAGGCGTACACCGACTTCGACGCCGAGATGGGCCGCATCGTCGGCCGCTTTTTCGAGGACCGGTGGGTCGACGCGCCGCCCGAGGCGGGCAAGCGGGGCGGGGCCTTCAGCCACGGGGCCGTGCCGAGCGCCCACCCGTACATCCTGATGAACTACACCGGCCAGCTCCGCGACGTCCAGACACTGGCCCACGAGCTCGGCCACGGCGTCCACCAGTTCCTTGCACGTGACCAGGGCGTCTACCACGCCGACACGCCGCTCACGACGGCTGAGACGGCGTCGGTCTTCGGCGAGATGCTCACGTTCCAGCGGACGCTCGCCGCGCTCGACTCCGACGCCGACCGCCTCGCGCTCCTCGTCGAGAAGATCGACGACACGATGGCGACCGTCTTCCGGCAGGTGACGATGAACCGGTTCGAGGCGGCCATCCACCACCACCGCCGCGAGCGCGGCGAGCTCTCGCCCGACGCGTTCGCCGACCACTGGATGCGCACGCAGACGGCGATGTACGGCGACAGCGTGACGCTCACCGAGGGCTACCGCTGGTGGTGGAGCTACATCCCGCACTTCGTCCACACGCCGGGCTACGTCTACGCCTACGCCTTCGGCGAGCTGCTCGTGCTGGCGCTCTACCAGAAGTACCAGTCCGAGGGCGCCGGCTTCGCGCCGAAGTACCGCCAGCTCCTGGCCTCCGGCGGATCCGACTGGCCGCACGTCCTGGTCGGCCGTCTCGGAATCGACCTGGAGGACCCCGGGTTCTGGGACCGCGGCCTCGACGCCATCGAGACGCTCGTCGCCGAGGCCGAGGCGCTCGCCGACCGCGTCGCCCGCGACGCGGCCTAG
- a CDS encoding CYTH domain-containing protein codes for MPSFTYVARRPGPFSALVQAAEIGGLRLDPHPPARALDRYYDTDDGELLRRGLALRVRERAGHVVAALRRVEGEGTLSTDLDLPEAPGDGVLRLPSSALADTVRAAVGDDALRSLLTLRQYRTPRVAYDGEVPVGVISFDVVVYEVPGARVVSNEVEVEPAEGADPLTWLAPVFEARGLERAARSKMARGVIQVPRSLAEPVLLLPDERRGLEDAMGAADVSLRRRAHVVLLDARGFRPDTIASQTGLSMTAVRHWRERFRAVRMGVLDPETAAPARGPLWAPAPGPPALPRIPAPPASVEESAPPAPEAERVPDMEDASDPVPPREVSRAAPTGGPEGDGLSLGSLDTLEDGDMADLLDLFTPSAPDTPLLDDRVDVDDEEAEPPESGGPDIEAPPPAAPPLPAPRRNPYPVVLGPVAAPARKRDPFAEVDLRALRRARRADEPPASAGATPAGPAAPRAALPARPVLSGDTPLLVASEAVVSHAVAAFDDQASQFLRLRVPSEARRLLVAAHGLRLAVETFEAALPERAARRLVTALRPLVAVLDEALEAARAAAVRGGDPDLVRSAAAALAAAAGRLDGTHEGWGDRARRLVARLAAQAADGALRSDDAPLADDFVGAPGDAPSATRLRHVLGSAVWVRFEAVRAFEDDLDLPTPALASHLAVALSGLRYVLGLVEPKGDAADEISAALATAEQTVVDARQRAEVGDDRALDVLTGVWGAATGQAFRSRLAAVVSAV; via the coding sequence ATGCCCTCGTTTACCTACGTCGCCCGTCGGCCCGGGCCCTTCTCGGCCCTCGTCCAGGCCGCTGAGATCGGCGGGCTCCGGCTCGACCCGCACCCGCCGGCCCGCGCGCTCGATCGGTACTACGACACCGACGACGGCGAGCTGCTCCGCCGCGGCCTCGCCCTCCGGGTCCGCGAGCGGGCAGGGCACGTGGTCGCGGCGCTCCGCCGGGTGGAAGGGGAGGGGACGCTCTCGACCGACTTGGATCTGCCCGAGGCACCCGGCGACGGCGTGCTTCGCCTCCCGTCGAGCGCCCTCGCCGACACGGTCCGGGCGGCCGTCGGCGACGACGCGCTCCGCTCGCTCCTCACGCTCCGCCAGTACCGGACGCCCCGCGTGGCGTACGATGGCGAGGTGCCCGTCGGCGTGATCTCGTTCGACGTGGTGGTGTACGAGGTGCCCGGCGCGCGCGTGGTCTCGAACGAGGTGGAAGTCGAGCCGGCCGAGGGCGCCGACCCGCTGACCTGGCTGGCGCCCGTGTTCGAGGCCCGGGGGTTGGAACGGGCCGCCCGCTCGAAGATGGCGCGAGGGGTGATCCAGGTGCCCCGCTCGCTGGCCGAGCCCGTCCTCCTGCTCCCCGACGAGCGCCGGGGCCTCGAGGACGCGATGGGCGCCGCGGACGTCAGCCTTCGACGTCGCGCGCACGTCGTGCTGCTCGACGCCCGGGGCTTCCGGCCCGACACGATCGCCTCGCAAACGGGCCTCAGCATGACGGCCGTCCGCCACTGGCGGGAGCGCTTCCGCGCCGTGCGCATGGGGGTCCTCGACCCCGAGACGGCGGCCCCCGCTCGGGGCCCGCTCTGGGCCCCCGCGCCGGGCCCGCCCGCGCTGCCGCGCATCCCGGCTCCGCCCGCCTCGGTGGAGGAGTCGGCTCCGCCAGCGCCCGAGGCGGAGCGGGTGCCAGACATGGAGGACGCGTCCGATCCGGTTCCCCCCCGCGAGGTGTCCCGGGCTGCACCGACGGGAGGGCCAGAGGGGGATGGCCTCTCGCTCGGTTCGCTCGACACCCTGGAGGACGGCGACATGGCCGACCTGCTCGACCTGTTCACCCCCTCCGCGCCCGACACCCCGCTCCTCGACGACCGCGTCGACGTCGACGACGAGGAGGCCGAGCCGCCGGAAAGCGGCGGTCCCGATATCGAGGCGCCTCCCCCCGCAGCGCCTCCCCTCCCGGCGCCGCGCCGCAATCCGTACCCGGTGGTTCTCGGGCCCGTGGCCGCTCCGGCGCGGAAGCGGGACCCGTTCGCGGAGGTCGACCTCCGTGCCCTCCGTCGGGCTCGTCGAGCGGACGAACCGCCGGCCTCGGCAGGGGCGACCCCGGCGGGTCCCGCTGCTCCGAGGGCGGCCCTGCCTGCTCGCCCCGTGTTGTCGGGCGACACGCCGCTCTTGGTCGCCTCCGAGGCGGTGGTGTCGCACGCCGTCGCCGCGTTCGACGACCAGGCGAGCCAGTTCCTCCGCTTGCGCGTTCCCTCCGAGGCCCGTCGGCTCCTCGTCGCCGCGCACGGCCTTCGGCTGGCGGTCGAGACGTTCGAGGCGGCCCTTCCGGAACGGGCCGCTCGCCGGCTCGTGACGGCGCTTCGCCCGCTCGTCGCCGTGCTCGACGAGGCGCTCGAGGCGGCCCGCGCCGCCGCAGTCCGGGGGGGCGATCCCGACCTCGTCCGTTCGGCCGCGGCCGCCCTCGCCGCCGCCGCTGGCCGGCTCGACGGGACGCACGAGGGCTGGGGCGACCGGGCGCGGCGGCTCGTCGCACGCCTCGCCGCCCAGGCCGCGGATGGGGCCCTGCGCAGCGACGACGCCCCCCTCGCCGACGACTTCGTGGGCGCGCCCGGCGACGCGCCGTCAGCGACCCGGCTGCGGCACGTCCTCGGCTCCGCCGTGTGGGTCCGGTTCGAGGCCGTCCGCGCCTTCGAGGACGACCTCGATCTGCCCACGCCCGCACTCGCGTCCCATCTCGCCGTTGCCCTCAGCGGACTCCGGTACGTCCTTGGTCTGGTGGAGCCGAAAGGCGACGCGGCGGACGAGATCTCGGCGGCTCTGGCGACCGCCGAGCAGACCGTGGTCGACGCCCGGCAGCGCGCCGAGGTGGGCGACGACCGGGCTCTCGACGTCCTCACAGGGGTGTGGGGTGCCGCGACGGGACAGGCCTTCCGATCGCGTCTCGCCGCCGTCGTCTCCGCGGTGTAA
- the hemH gene encoding ferrochelatase gives MTPLAYLRTYRPDRSVLTGEGYNQGTVRVGKGDVVGVVMMELGGPLQPDEVVPFLESRLLDPVEVDLRVPKALRPRVAHYIARRRGRELRRSFEMIGGCSPLRRHVSEQAAALQRRLNDRFGAATDATFRTYVAMRHGDPSMETARRRMVEDGVTKVILLPLQPHYSASMAGSALSYWQAHGTVSAPTALVSEYATHPKLVRALNERIDEGLQRFPREVRDRVQILFAAHGALRRHLQKLDDPYCCHVQATVRAVLDVRSDGRGSAVAFLPPLGAGRALGARLGDTIADLADDGASALLVVPISFLSERVDTAFDLDVTARGLASSEGISHFEVTNGLNCHPLLIDTLAECVGTHVEPDALAGGDGVVEADDLPEIVTTGTAVRARVPACPVCERSVATRTWRPEGPAYGPSPVEGDVTDQRSAA, from the coding sequence ATGACACCGCTCGCTTATCTGCGCACGTACCGTCCCGACCGCTCCGTCCTCACGGGCGAGGGGTACAACCAGGGCACGGTGCGCGTCGGGAAAGGCGACGTCGTCGGGGTGGTGATGATGGAGTTGGGAGGGCCGCTCCAGCCGGACGAAGTGGTCCCGTTCCTCGAGAGCCGCCTGCTCGACCCGGTCGAGGTCGACCTCCGCGTGCCGAAGGCACTTCGCCCGCGCGTGGCCCACTACATCGCCCGTCGGCGGGGCCGCGAGCTCCGCCGGTCGTTCGAGATGATCGGTGGGTGCAGCCCACTGCGGCGCCACGTCTCGGAGCAGGCCGCCGCGCTCCAGCGCCGCCTCAACGACCGGTTCGGCGCGGCGACCGACGCCACGTTCCGCACGTACGTAGCCATGCGGCACGGCGACCCGTCGATGGAGACGGCCCGGCGCCGGATGGTGGAGGACGGCGTGACGAAGGTGATTCTCCTGCCGCTCCAGCCGCACTACTCGGCCTCGATGGCCGGCTCGGCGCTCTCGTACTGGCAGGCCCACGGGACGGTCTCCGCGCCGACGGCCCTCGTCTCGGAGTACGCCACGCACCCTAAGCTCGTCCGCGCGCTCAACGAGCGGATCGACGAGGGGCTCCAGCGCTTCCCGCGCGAGGTCCGCGACCGCGTCCAGATCCTGTTTGCGGCCCACGGCGCGCTCCGGCGGCACCTCCAGAAGCTCGACGACCCGTACTGCTGCCACGTCCAGGCGACGGTCCGCGCCGTCCTCGACGTGCGGAGCGACGGCCGGGGCTCGGCCGTCGCGTTCCTCCCGCCGCTCGGGGCCGGCCGCGCGCTCGGCGCTCGCCTCGGCGACACCATCGCCGACCTCGCCGACGACGGCGCCTCGGCGCTCCTCGTCGTCCCGATCTCGTTCCTCTCGGAGCGCGTCGACACGGCGTTCGACCTCGACGTGACGGCGCGGGGCCTCGCCTCGAGCGAGGGGATCTCGCACTTCGAGGTCACGAACGGGCTCAACTGCCACCCGCTCCTCATCGACACCCTCGCGGAGTGCGTCGGCACACACGTGGAGCCCGACGCGCTCGCGGGCGGCGACGGCGTCGTCGAGGCCGACGACCTCCCGGAGATCGTGACGACCGGCACCGCCGTGCGCGCCCGCGTCCCGGCCTGCCCGGTCTGCGAGCGCTCCGTCGCGACGCGGACGTGGCGTCCGGAGGGGCCCGCTTACGGCCCATCGCCGGTCGAGGGCGACGTGACGGACCAGCGTTCGGCAGCGTAG
- a CDS encoding class I SAM-dependent methyltransferase, translating into MLRTLAAVPPGIRVVDVACGPGRHLDPLARLGFDVWGSAEDAGDVEAARRRLAETLGEDESARRVTRGAPDALGYPAAWADWMVLAGIADLDAALTEAARVLKPGAWVWVETDAADGLWEAADSAGLVIAEAPAEEDGVTHAIFRRPGDVG; encoded by the coding sequence TTGCTGCGGACGCTGGCGGCCGTTCCGCCTGGCATCCGTGTGGTCGACGTGGCCTGCGGACCGGGCCGGCACCTGGACCCGCTCGCCCGCCTCGGCTTCGACGTGTGGGGCTCCGCCGAGGACGCCGGTGACGTGGAGGCCGCCCGGCGCCGGCTCGCCGAGACGCTTGGAGAGGACGAGTCCGCCCGCCGCGTGACGCGGGGTGCCCCGGACGCGCTCGGTTACCCCGCCGCCTGGGCCGACTGGATGGTGCTCGCGGGGATCGCCGACCTCGACGCCGCGCTCACCGAGGCGGCCCGAGTCCTCAAGCCCGGCGCGTGGGTCTGGGTCGAAACCGACGCGGCCGACGGCCTTTGGGAGGCCGCCGACAGCGCGGGGTTGGTCATTGCGGAGGCACCCGCCGAAGAGGACGGCGTGACGCACGCCATCTTCCGCCGGCCAGGCGACGTCGGCTAG
- a CDS encoding DUF4349 domain-containing protein, with protein sequence MRSLILLTALVGCQAGDAPAESIADSAPPWDAPVESIEADDLAAEPLAAVSASAPARAEMATEAAGAAVEPAPPLADRPAISPDAVAQDAALTSRLLRRSADLRVTTEAFDETLREARAVAGRYGGLIAGENGSAYDDGQAQSTLTLRVPSDRFDAALDALAALGTVESRSVSVDDVTGQIVDVEARLRAQRAAEARYVAFLAEAGSINEMLSVQERLDRVRADIESMESVARSLRGQVALATIRATFVGPATVPAPPPAPGVVARVVDAIALGWHGLLAVVLGVLPLWPLALIAAASVLAWRRYGPLWKRTPSAG encoded by the coding sequence ATGCGCTCTCTCATCCTCTTGACGGCCCTCGTCGGCTGCCAGGCCGGCGACGCGCCGGCCGAATCCATCGCCGACTCCGCCCCGCCGTGGGACGCCCCCGTCGAATCCATCGAGGCCGACGACCTCGCTGCCGAGCCGCTCGCGGCCGTGTCCGCCTCGGCGCCTGCCCGGGCCGAAATGGCCACCGAGGCGGCCGGGGCCGCTGTCGAGCCCGCGCCGCCGCTGGCCGACCGCCCCGCCATTTCACCCGACGCGGTCGCCCAGGACGCCGCGCTGACCTCCCGCCTCCTCCGCCGATCGGCTGACCTCCGCGTCACGACTGAGGCTTTCGACGAGACGCTCCGTGAGGCCCGCGCCGTCGCCGGCCGCTACGGCGGCCTCATCGCGGGCGAGAACGGCTCGGCCTACGACGACGGCCAGGCCCAATCGACCCTCACCCTCCGCGTGCCCTCCGACCGGTTCGACGCGGCGCTCGACGCCCTCGCGGCCCTCGGCACGGTGGAGTCGCGGTCGGTCTCCGTCGACGACGTGACGGGCCAGATCGTCGATGTCGAGGCCCGGCTGCGGGCCCAGCGTGCCGCCGAGGCCCGCTACGTCGCCTTCCTCGCCGAGGCCGGCTCCATCAACGAGATGCTGTCGGTCCAGGAGCGCCTCGACCGCGTCCGCGCCGACATCGAGTCGATGGAGTCTGTCGCGCGGTCGCTCCGCGGACAAGTCGCCCTCGCCACGATCCGCGCCACGTTCGTCGGCCCCGCGACGGTCCCGGCGCCTCCCCCCGCGCCGGGCGTCGTCGCCCGCGTGGTGGACGCCATCGCGCTCGGCTGGCACGGGCTGCTGGCTGTCGTCCTGGGCGTGCTCCCACTGTGGCCGCTCGCCCTGATCGCCGCAGCGAGCGTCCTGGCGTGGCGCCGCTACGGTCCCCTCTGGAAGCGGACCCCGTCGGCGGGCTAG
- a CDS encoding C1 family peptidase produces the protein MELDASAPYAFDVRPDTADFRDQLFAPTLVEVLPEIRPARYRRYEIPILDQGEEGACTGFALATVAHYLLHRRRGDKAPPFPEEDYVSPHMFYELAKRYDEWEGDDYEGSSARGAMKAWHKHGVCCQEKWPSPGEADSYDRRLTAERALDALERPLGAYYRVNHRDLIALHSAITEVGVLYATGHVHTGWQEPGADGAIAFTDRTRMLGGHAFVIVGYDASGLWIQNSWGVDWGDDGLGHLSYDDWLRNGFDVWVARLGAPVAYHDPTTTAISFSAKAQKSEVYAFQSLRPHIISVGNEGRLRAHGTFGTDLDDVRDIVGNDLARTVEPWATKRVMLYAHGGLVPEKAAVQRVADYRETLLHRQIYPLAFIWKTDYWSTLRNVLEDALRRRRAEGFLDDARDFMLDRLDDALEPLARTLTGKQSWDEMKENALKSTRASGGGAAHTLDALAPILEADGAELHLVAHSAGSIFMAPIVEAMAARGQPIASCTLWAPACTLALFRECYQPAIESGAIERFTLFTLTDDAENDDHCARVYNKSLLYLVSNAFEDRYRIPLLRPRGEPLLGLASSLDQALKDDAGLRALFERKAVDWVQAPNGSPKGAPLASRANRHGDFDDDEHTLQATLSRILGQQSTTTEFSFHRSSSGLRDRREALNRTVAPRPR, from the coding sequence ATGGAACTCGACGCCTCTGCCCCGTACGCCTTCGACGTCCGCCCCGACACCGCCGATTTCAGGGACCAGCTCTTCGCCCCGACGTTGGTGGAGGTCCTCCCGGAGATCCGTCCGGCCCGGTACCGGCGGTACGAGATCCCCATCCTCGATCAGGGCGAAGAGGGGGCGTGCACGGGGTTCGCGCTCGCCACCGTCGCTCACTACCTCTTGCACCGGCGGCGTGGGGACAAAGCCCCGCCCTTCCCCGAGGAGGACTACGTCAGCCCTCACATGTTCTACGAACTCGCCAAACGCTACGACGAGTGGGAGGGGGACGACTACGAGGGGTCGAGCGCCCGGGGCGCGATGAAAGCGTGGCACAAGCACGGCGTCTGCTGTCAGGAGAAGTGGCCGAGCCCGGGCGAGGCCGATTCCTACGATCGTCGCCTGACGGCCGAGAGGGCGCTCGACGCCCTGGAGCGGCCCCTCGGGGCGTACTACCGCGTCAACCACCGGGACCTCATCGCCCTCCACAGCGCGATCACCGAGGTCGGCGTCCTCTACGCGACCGGGCACGTGCACACCGGCTGGCAGGAGCCCGGCGCCGACGGGGCCATCGCGTTCACCGACCGGACCCGGATGCTCGGCGGGCACGCCTTCGTCATCGTCGGGTATGACGCGTCGGGGCTGTGGATCCAGAACTCGTGGGGGGTGGACTGGGGCGACGACGGGCTCGGCCACCTCTCCTACGACGACTGGCTCCGGAACGGGTTCGACGTCTGGGTCGCCCGCCTCGGTGCGCCCGTGGCGTACCACGATCCGACGACGACGGCCATCAGCTTCTCGGCGAAGGCTCAGAAGTCCGAGGTCTACGCCTTCCAGAGCCTCCGCCCCCACATCATCAGCGTCGGCAACGAGGGGCGGCTACGGGCTCACGGAACGTTCGGGACCGACCTCGACGACGTCCGTGACATCGTTGGGAACGACCTCGCGCGGACGGTCGAGCCGTGGGCGACGAAGCGGGTCATGCTCTACGCGCACGGCGGGCTCGTGCCGGAGAAGGCAGCCGTCCAGCGGGTGGCCGACTATCGCGAGACGCTGTTGCACCGGCAGATCTACCCGCTCGCGTTCATCTGGAAGACCGACTACTGGTCGACGCTCCGGAACGTGCTCGAGGACGCGCTCCGGCGGCGGCGGGCCGAGGGCTTCCTCGACGACGCCCGGGACTTCATGCTCGACCGCCTCGACGACGCGCTCGAACCGCTCGCGCGCACGCTGACGGGCAAGCAGTCCTGGGACGAGATGAAGGAGAACGCCCTCAAAAGCACCCGCGCCAGCGGGGGAGGGGCGGCCCACACCCTCGATGCCCTCGCCCCCATTCTCGAGGCCGACGGCGCCGAACTCCACCTCGTCGCGCACAGTGCGGGGAGCATCTTCATGGCTCCCATCGTGGAGGCGATGGCGGCGCGTGGTCAGCCGATCGCGTCGTGCACGCTGTGGGCACCCGCATGCACGCTCGCGCTCTTCCGGGAGTGCTACCAGCCCGCCATCGAGAGCGGCGCGATCGAGCGGTTCACCCTCTTTACCCTGACCGACGACGCCGAGAATGACGATCACTGCGCGCGGGTCTACAACAAGTCGCTGCTGTACCTGGTCTCGAACGCCTTCGAGGACAGGTACCGGATTCCTCTCCTTCGTCCGCGCGGCGAGCCGCTCCTCGGGTTGGCGTCGAGCCTCGACCAGGCCTTGAAGGACGACGCGGGCCTTCGAGCCCTGTTCGAGCGGAAGGCCGTTGACTGGGTCCAGGCGCCCAACGGGAGCCCAAAGGGGGCGCCGCTGGCCTCCCGCGCCAACCGCCACGGCGACTTCGACGACGACGAGCACACGCTCCAGGCGACGCTCTCTCGCATCCTCGGGCAACAGAGCACGACGACGGAGTTCTCGTTCCACCGCTCCAGTAGCGGGCTCCGCGACCGTCGGGAAGCGCTGAACCGGACCGTGGCCCCACGCCCCCGCTGA